The following proteins are co-located in the Tiliqua scincoides isolate rTilSci1 chromosome 8, rTilSci1.hap2, whole genome shotgun sequence genome:
- the PCLAF gene encoding PCNA-associated factor, with translation MVRTKADCGGTGGAYRKVVAARAPRKVLGSGSTNVGLSPPSRKGESKYAGGNPVCVRPTPPWQKGIGEFFGQSSKRSEKENHVTEEEPGCSGIGKHRRKARPLPPCPAEHEAEDEV, from the exons ATGGTGCGGACCAAAGCAGACTGCGGCGGGACTGGCGGGGCTTACCGGAAAG TGGTAGCTGCTAGGGCTCCTCGGAAGGTGTTAGGCTCTGGGAGCACTAATGTGGGTTTATCTCCTCCTTCAAGGAAAG GTGAAAGTAAATATGCTGGTGGCAATCCGGTGTGTGTGAGACCAACACCACCATGGCAAAAAGGGATTGGAGAATTCTTTGGGCAGTCCTCAAAGCGTTCAGAAAAGGAGAACCATGTCACTGAGGAGGAGCCGGGATGCAGCGGTATAGGAAAACATAGAAGAAA AGCTCGCCCTCTGCCCCCCTGTCCTGCAGAACATGAGGCAGAAGATGAAGTGTGA